From Bordetella flabilis, the proteins below share one genomic window:
- a CDS encoding EamA family transporter, producing MLTYTGGAVLFAALLHAGWNAMLHGNRDRFLSMTWMSVAIAAVATGVVLFVPLPAVAAWPYILASGLLHVAYNVSLVRSYRRGDLTQAYPIARGSSPLLVALGAALFAHESIRAVQLAGIAMISGGIIALALHGNRPGRAGLGAALTTGALIALYTVIDGIGVRSTEGQALAYTAWMFLFYWLMPILYVLVRGWDTLWAPVRQTPVAVASSLAGGCVSLAAYGIVIWALQAGAMGAVSALRETSVVFAVLIGRLFLRETVTPGRWFACVTVAAGAVCLGL from the coding sequence ATGCTGACTTACACCGGCGGTGCCGTCCTTTTCGCCGCCTTGCTCCACGCCGGCTGGAACGCGATGTTGCATGGCAACCGCGATCGCTTCCTGTCCATGACGTGGATGAGTGTCGCCATCGCGGCGGTCGCCACCGGCGTGGTGCTGTTCGTGCCGCTGCCGGCCGTGGCGGCGTGGCCGTACATCCTTGCATCGGGCCTGCTGCATGTCGCGTACAACGTCAGCCTCGTGCGCTCCTATCGGCGTGGCGACCTGACGCAGGCGTACCCGATCGCGCGCGGGTCTTCGCCGCTGCTGGTTGCGCTGGGCGCGGCCCTGTTTGCCCACGAGTCCATCCGTGCGGTGCAACTGGCCGGCATCGCGATGATATCGGGCGGGATCATCGCGCTTGCCTTGCACGGGAACCGCCCGGGACGCGCGGGCCTGGGGGCGGCCCTGACGACCGGCGCCTTGATCGCGCTCTATACCGTTATCGACGGGATAGGGGTGCGCTCGACCGAAGGACAGGCCCTGGCCTATACCGCCTGGATGTTCCTGTTCTATTGGTTGATGCCCATTCTGTACGTCCTCGTGCGCGGATGGGACACGCTCTGGGCACCGGTACGGCAGACTCCGGTAGCGGTGGCTTCATCACTGGCCGGGGGCTGCGTGTCGCTGGCGGCGTATGGCATCGTGATATGGGCGTTGCAGGCGGGCGCAATGGGCGCGGTATCCGCCTTGCGGGAAACCAGCGTGGTATTCGCGGTGCTGATCGGCCGGCTGTTCCTGCGCGAGACCGTCACGCCGGGACGGTGGTTCGCATGTGTGACCGTCGCGGCCGGCGCGGTCTGCCTGGGGCTGTGA
- a CDS encoding UdgX family uracil-DNA binding protein (This protein belongs to the uracil DNA glycosylase superfamily, members of which act in excision repair of DNA. However, it belongs more specifically to UdgX branch, whose founding member was found to bind uracil in DNA (where it does not belong), without cleaving it, appears to promote DNA repair by a pathway involving RecA, rather than base excision.), with protein MNGHGAGSPTLVVDGGYAGWRQQALRALAAGWPPESVTWTERVAAPTAAAEQMALDYAQPAAPPDHQGSPAGGDANVRVSKALASLLQDAALYRSPQRWAFMYRVLWRWHRGDRAVASPADEDGGRLNAMAKAVRRAKHDMIAYVRFHRRDAPGIPEYLAWYEPEHDVLAYAAEHFARRMGATSWWIGTPQGAALWDGHAVQLSEAPADASAIRADAPADEIEPLWLAYYKSTFNPARLNEAALHQHMPVRFWKGLPEAPLIPGMIAEARNGARRVAQANAVGTMAGKQVAVDAQRAQPQREAPSSLDECRRCDLWRHATQAVPGCGPDTARIMLVGEQPGDQEDLAGRAFVGPAGQVLDDALRRAGVARDHVFLTNAVKHFKWIPRGKRRLHKTPAQQEVDACLHWLEQELARVRPAVIVTLGATALGAILRRKARMRDYMEAPVRLGDTWLVATWHPSYALRVDNETRREEIVDAIAQAIEQGQELARRSA; from the coding sequence ATGAACGGCCACGGCGCCGGCTCGCCAACGCTTGTGGTCGACGGCGGCTACGCGGGCTGGCGGCAGCAGGCCTTGCGCGCGCTTGCGGCGGGATGGCCGCCGGAATCGGTGACGTGGACCGAGCGTGTCGCGGCGCCGACGGCCGCCGCGGAGCAAATGGCGCTCGACTATGCGCAACCCGCGGCGCCGCCGGACCACCAGGGCTCCCCGGCAGGGGGCGACGCGAACGTCCGCGTTTCTAAGGCCCTGGCATCCCTGCTGCAGGACGCCGCGCTGTACCGCTCCCCGCAACGTTGGGCCTTTATGTACCGGGTCCTGTGGCGATGGCACCGCGGCGATCGCGCGGTCGCCTCACCGGCGGACGAGGATGGCGGCCGCCTGAACGCCATGGCGAAGGCGGTACGGCGCGCCAAGCATGACATGATCGCCTACGTGCGTTTCCATCGCCGCGACGCGCCCGGCATACCGGAATACCTGGCGTGGTACGAGCCCGAGCACGACGTCCTGGCGTACGCCGCCGAACACTTCGCGCGCCGCATGGGCGCCACGTCGTGGTGGATCGGGACACCGCAAGGCGCCGCGCTATGGGACGGCCATGCCGTGCAACTATCCGAGGCACCCGCCGATGCCTCGGCGATACGGGCGGACGCCCCGGCCGACGAGATAGAGCCGCTGTGGCTGGCGTATTACAAAAGTACGTTCAATCCGGCGCGCCTGAACGAAGCCGCGCTGCATCAGCACATGCCGGTGCGCTTCTGGAAAGGCCTGCCGGAAGCGCCGTTGATACCCGGCATGATCGCCGAAGCCCGCAACGGCGCGCGCCGCGTGGCGCAGGCCAACGCGGTCGGCACCATGGCCGGCAAGCAGGTCGCCGTCGACGCGCAGCGCGCGCAACCGCAACGTGAGGCGCCGTCTTCGCTGGACGAATGCCGGCGCTGCGATCTGTGGCGCCACGCCACGCAGGCCGTGCCGGGTTGCGGCCCGGATACGGCGCGCATCATGCTGGTCGGCGAGCAGCCGGGCGACCAGGAAGACCTGGCCGGGCGCGCATTCGTCGGCCCAGCCGGCCAGGTACTGGACGACGCGCTGCGGCGCGCAGGCGTGGCGCGCGACCATGTGTTCCTGACCAATGCCGTCAAGCACTTCAAATGGATTCCGCGCGGCAAGCGGCGCTTGCACAAGACGCCCGCGCAGCAGGAGGTCGATGCCTGCCTGCACTGGCTGGAACAGGAGCTGGCGCGAGTGCGTCCCGCGGTGATCGTCACCCTGGGCGCCACCGCGCTGGGCGCCATCCTGCGTCGCAAGGCCCGCATGCGCGATTACATGGAAGCGCCCGTGCGCCTGGGTGATACCTGGCTGGTGGCCACATGGCACCCCTCCTATGCCTTGCGCGTGGATAACGAGACCCGGCGCGAAGAAATCGTGGACGCCATTGCCCAAGCCATCGAGCAGGGCCAGGAACTGGCGCGCCGCTCCGCTTGA